In the genome of Candidatus Nanoarchaeia archaeon, the window CTATTGTTACGGTCTCTTGCTCATTGAGGATAGGCTCGAGAGAGAAATAGACCAGCCTTTCTTGATTATCCACCGCAAAGATCGGAACCAGCCCTTCGTGAATGCCAGCAATACGCCTATTGGTGAGATTTAGCGAGGAGCTTCCTGTTGGGTCTGCAATAGTGATGCTTTCTAAGGAGGTTTCTGGAATATCCCCAACCCTGAGCCCTGTACTGGCTTCTGGGATAGGAGGTAGTAGTATCCTGTAGTGATCTCCTAAATAATTCCTGTTAAACTCATCAGTAAATCTGTTGTTTTCTATTCTTGGCTCTTCTTGCGCCTGAGAATAATCTGGTTTTGTTATGCTGATTCCTGCATACAATGCTATGGGCAGCACTGCTTTTGCTATGTTTCCTCGTGCATTGTTGATGTAGTTGAGAAGGCTCATGTCAGTGGAGTTTCCAGTCAATCACTTGTGTCCTCTCTTGGAAGGCGCTGCTTCCTATTACCAAGCTTTCAAGTTCGCGGTGGACTTTTGAGGTTCCTGTGGATTCGGCAAACAATGAGATTGTAAACCGCCCTAAACCAGGATACGTCCCTAACCTGGCAGGAATTCCGCTAGGACTATACGTATCAAGCACTTGGGCAATCACCTCATTTTGATTTGCAGAGAGTAAAAGCGAGTATCTGCCTTGCTCCAGAAATACCCTGTCTGTGCTTATGCTGTTACCTCTTATAACCTCGTACCGAGAGCCGTTATCGTATGTTGCAACAGCAACGTCAATTGTCTCTGTCCCTGATTGGATTCTTATGCCGCCTCTCTTTACTATCCCCTGTTCGCTGCTGAACTCTCCGGATACTGCATAGGCTGCAGTAATCCTTGCATCTGAGAAGAGATCTTGGGATTCCTGGTTTTTTATTTGCACTCCTATATCCTTTGCATCAAATACAAGATGGCCTGCTGAAAGGTACACAAGGTCTGGCGCTGTTTGTGTTCGCTCTTGTGTTATTTCTCTCGGAGTGGATGCGGGCATACTGGTTGGTGTGGCAAAGGGTGTTATTTGAGGAGTTGGTGTAAGAGGAAGCAATTCAGAAGGGCTTGGCGTTGCGGTTGGTGCTCCGGTAGGTGTTGGGACTGGTGTTGGAATAGGTCCAGGATTTGGGTGAATATACATACCACCCCTAATGGGTACAATGGGGATGCTCGTGAAATTAGGATCTGATATATCACGGACAGTAACCTCAGTCTCGGCATATAACGGGGCTGAAACGCCGTGATCCCTGGCTTGGAACTCTACAACGGCAAGCTCGAGCACTCCTGAAGGCTCATTGTCAACCGCAAAGTCAATGATCAGGATTTTCCCAGGTACACTGACATTATAAGCCGCAGGATTTCCAAACGTAGATGTTCCTCCACGGACTCCGAGCGCGATCAAAAAGTTTGGATCATATGTTATCTCCACATCATAGGCGCCAATCCGGGAAAGGCTATTCACGACAAGATGGCCGTCAAACCTTGCACCTTCATAGATGACTTCAGGCTCTGCAATAATCGCTATCCGATTCTCTCCGATCAGCCAATCTTCTGTAGAACTCTTCGCTGATTCTGCCAGAGCATACACCCCAATTCCAACCGCTCCAACTTTAGCAGCATAAGAAATCTTATCCTTTACCCTGGCCCAGATGCCCGTAACCTTCTCTTCAAGCATTTCCGAGAAGAACCTTCTCTTATTTAAAAACCCCACCGAAAAGCATTTAATCCACCCTTTTCTCAGCTCCCTGATGGAAAAGCCAGCAGTTATCCAGGGGGAGAAATGCCCTGCCTGCGGAGAGAAGAAGCTTAGCCTCATAGAATCAGAGATGGACATCCCGTATTTCGGCAAATGCTACATTTTTTCCATGGACTGCAGCGCATGCAACTACCATAAGGCAGATGTTGAGGCTGCAGAG includes:
- a CDS encoding cohesin domain-containing protein, translating into MLEEKVTGIWARVKDKISYAAKVGAVGIGVYALAESAKSSTEDWLIGENRIAIIAEPEVIYEGARFDGHLVVNSLSRIGAYDVEITYDPNFLIALGVRGGTSTFGNPAAYNVSVPGKILIIDFAVDNEPSGVLELAVVEFQARDHGVSAPLYAETEVTVRDISDPNFTSIPIVPIRGGMYIHPNPGPIPTPVPTPTGAPTATPSPSELLPLTPTPQITPFATPTSMPASTPREITQERTQTAPDLVYLSAGHLVFDAKDIGVQIKNQESQDLFSDARITAAYAVSGEFSSEQGIVKRGGIRIQSGTETIDVAVATYDNGSRYEVIRGNSISTDRVFLEQGRYSLLLSANQNEVIAQVLDTYSPSGIPARLGTYPGLGRFTISLFAESTGTSKVHRELESLVIGSSAFQERTQVIDWKLH